The following are encoded together in the Chlorocebus sabaeus isolate Y175 chromosome 12, mChlSab1.0.hap1, whole genome shotgun sequence genome:
- the PKN3 gene encoding serine/threonine-protein kinase N3 isoform X2, producing the protein MEHREPGPSQWPREDEKEVIRRAIQKELKIKEGVENLRRVATDRRHLGHVQQLLQSSNRRLEQLHGELRELHARILLPGPGPDLAEPVASGPRPWAEQLRARHLEALRRQLHVELKVKQGAENMTHTCASGTPKERKLLAAAQQMLRDSQLKVALLRMKISSLEASGSPEPGPELLAEELQHRLHVEASVAEGAKNVVKLLSSRRTQDRKALAEAQAQLQESSQKLDLLRLALEQLLEQLPPAHPLRSRVARELRTAVPGYPQPSGTPVKPTALTGTLQVRLLGCEQLLAAVPGRSPAAALAGSPSDGWLRTRAKQQRGRGELASEVLAVLKVDNRVVGQTGWGQVAEQSWDQTFVIPLERARELEIGVHWRDWRQLCGVAFLRLEDFLDNACHQLSLSLVPQGLLFAQVTFCDPVIERRPRLQRQERIFSKRRGQDFLRASQMNLSMAAWGRLVMNLLPPCSSPSTISPPKGCPWTPTTSREASDPATPSNFLPKKTPLGEEMTPPPKPPRLYLPQEPTFEETPRTKRPHMEPRTRRGPSPPASPTRKPPRLQDFRCLAVLGRGHFGKVLLVQFKGTGKYYAIKALKKQEVLSRDEIDSLYCEKRILEAVGRTGHPFLLSLLACFQTSSHACFVTEFVPGGDLMMQIHEDVFPEPQARFYVACVVLGLQFLHEKKIIYRDLKLDNLLLDAQGFLKIADFGLCKEGIGFGDRTSTFCGTPEFLAPEVLTQEAYTRAVDWWGLGVLLYEMLVGECPFPGDTEEEVFDCIVNMDAPYPGFLSVQGLELIQKLLQKCPEKRLGAGEQDAEEIKVQPFFRTTNWQALLARTVQPPFVPTLCGPADLRYFEGEFTGLPPALTPPAPHSLLTARQQAAFRDFDFVSERFLEP; encoded by the exons ATGGAACACAGAGAG CCTGGGCCGAGCCAGTGGCCCCGGGAGGATGAGAAAGAGGTGATCCGGCGGGCCATCCAGAAGGAGCTGAAGATCAAGGAGGGGGTGGAGAACCTGCGGCGTGTGGCCACAGACCGCCGCCACTTGGGCCATGTGCAGCAGCTGCTGCAGTCCTCCAACCGCCGCCTGGAGCAGCTGCATGGAGAGCTGAGGGAGCTGCATGCCCGAATCCTGCTGCCCGGCCCTGGGCCTGACCTGGCTG AGCCTGTGGCCTCAGGACCCCGGCCGTGGGCGGAGCAGCTCAGGGCTCGGCACCTAGAGGCTCTCCGGAGGCAGCTGCATGTGGAGCTGAAGGTGAAGCAGGGGGCTGAGAACATGACCCACACGTGTGCCAGTGGCACCCCCAAG GAGAGGAAGCTCCTGGCAGCTGCCCAGCAGATGCTGCGGGACAGCCAGCTGAAGGTGGCCCTGCTGCGGATGAAGATCAGCAGCCTGGAGGCCAGTGGGTCCCCGGAGCCAG GGCCTGAGCTGCTGGCGGAGGAGCTACAGCATCGACTGCACGTTGAGGCATCCGTGGCCGAGGGCGCCAAGAACGTGGTGAAACTGCTCAGTAGCCGGAGAACACAGGACCGCAAGGCATTGGCTGAG GCCCAGGCCCAGCTACAGGAGTCCTCCCAGAAACTGGACCTCCTGCGGCTGGCCTTGGAGCAGCTGCTGGAGCAGCTCCCTCCTGCCCACCCTTTGCGCAGCAGAGTGGCCCGAGAGCTGCGAACTGCAGTGCCTGGATACCCCCAGCCTTCAGGGACACCTGTGAAGCCCACCGCCCTGACAG GGACACTGCAGGTCCGTCTCCTGGGCTGTGAACAGTTGCTGGCAGCCGTGCCTGGACGCTCCCCGGCGGCTGCACTGGCTGGCAGCCCCTCCGACGGCTGGCTTCGGACCAGGGCCAAGCAGCAGCGTGGCCGAGGCGAGCTTGCCA GCGAGGTGCTGGCTGTGCTGAAGGTGGACAACCGCGTGGTGGGGCAGACGGGCTGGGGGCAGGTGGCCGAACAGTCCTGGGACCAGACCTTTGTCATCCCACTGGAGCGA GCCCGTGAGCTGGAGATTGGGGTGCATTGGCGGGACTGGCGGCAGCTATGTGGCGTGGCCTTCCTGAGACTTGAGGACTTCCTGGACAATGCCTGTCACCAGCTGTCCCTCAGCCTGGTACCACAGGGGCTGCTTTTTGCCCAG GTGACCTTCTGCGATCCTGTCATTGAGAGGCGGCCCCGGCTGCAGAGGCAGGAACGCATCTTCTCTAAACGCAGAG GCCAGGACTTCCTGAGGGCTTCGCAGATGAACCTCAGCATGGCAGCCTGGGGGCGCCTCGTCATGAACCTGCTGCCCCCCTGCAGCTCCCCGAGCACGATCAGCCCCCCCAAAGGGTGCCCTTGGACCCCAACAACATCACGAGAGGCCTCTGACCCTGCCACTCCCAG TAATTTCTTGCCCAAGAAGACCCCCTTGGGCGAAGAGATGACACCCCCACCCAAGCCGCCGCGCCTCTACCTCCCCCAGGAACCAACATTTGAGGAGACTCCG CGCACCAAACGCCCCCACATGGAGCCTAGGACTCGACGTGGGCCATCTCCACCAGCCTCCCCCACCAG GAAACCCCCTCGGCTTCAGGACTTCCGCTGCTTAGCTGTGCTGGGCCGGGGACACTTTGGGAAG GTCCTCCTGGTCCAGTTCAAGGGGACGGGGAAATACTACGCCATCAAAGCACTGAAGAAGCAGGAGGTGCTCAGCCGGGACGAGATAGACAG CCTGTACTGCGAGAAGCGGATCCTGGAGGCTGTGGGCCGCACAGGGCATCCCTTCCTGCTCTCCCTCCTTGCCTGCTTCCAGACCTCCAGCCATGCCTGCTTTGTGACTGAGTTTGTGCCTGGTGGCGACCTCATGATGCAGATCCACGAGGATGTCTTCCCAGAGCCCCAGGCCCG CTTCTACGTGGCTTGTGTTGTCCTGGGGCTGCAGTTCTTACATGAGAAGAAGATCATTTACAG GGACCTGAAGTTGGATAACCTTCTGTTGGATGCCCAGGGATTCCTGAAGATCGCAGACTTTGGACTCTGCAAGGAAG GGATCGGCTTCGGGGACCGGACTAGCACCTTCTGCGGCACCCCGGAGTTCCTGGCTCCCGAGGTGCTGACCCAGGAGGCGTACACACGGGCTGTGGACTGGTGGGGGCTGGGCGTGCTGCTCTATGAGATGCTGGTGGGTGAG TGCCCTTTCCCAGGGGACACGGAGGAAGAGGTGTTTGACTGTATCGTTAACATGGACGCTCCCTACCCCGGCTTTCTGTCGGTGCAAGGGCTTGAGCTCATTCAGAAG CTCCTCCAGAAGTGCCCGGAGAAGCGCCTCGGGGCGGGTGAGCAGGATGCCGAGGAGATCAAGGTCCAGCCGTTCTTCAGG ACCACCAACTGGCAAGCCCTGCTCGCCCGCACCGTCCAGCCCCCCTTCGTGCCCACCCTCTGTGGCCCCGCGGACCTGCGCTACTTTGAGGGCGAGTTCACAGGGCTGCCGCCTGCCCTGACCCCACCCGCACCCCACAGCCTCCTCACGGCCCGCCAACAGGCCGCCTTCCGGGACTTCGACTTTGTGTCAGAGCGATTCCTGGAGCCCTGA
- the SET gene encoding protein SET isoform X2 — protein MSAPAAKVSKKELNSNHDGADETSEKEQQEAIEHIDEVQNEIDRLNEQASEEILKVEQKYNKLRQPFFQKRSELIAKIPNFWVTTFVNHPQVSALLGEEDEEALHYLTRVEVTEFEDIKSGYRIDFYFDENPYFENKVLSKEFHLNESGDPSSKSTEIKWKSGKDLTKRSSQTQNKASRKRQHEEPESFFTWFTDHSDAGADELGEVIKDDIWPNPLQYYLVPDMDDEEGEGEEDDDDDEEEEGLEDIDEEGDEDEGEEDEDDDEGEEGEEDEGEDD, from the exons ATGTCGGCGCCGGCGGCCAAAGTCAGTAAAAAGGAGCTCAACTCCAACCACGACGGGGCCGACGAGACCTCAG aaaaagaacagcaagaaGCAATTGAACACATTGATGAAGTACAAAATGAAATAGACAG ACTTAATGAACAAGCCAGTGAGGAGATTTTGAAAGTAGAACAGAAATATAACAAACTCCGCCAGCCATTTTTTCAGAAGAGGTCAGAATTGATCGCCAAAATCCCAAATTTTTGGGTAACAACATTTGTCAACCATCCACAAG TGTCTGCACTGCTTGGGGAGGAAGACGAAGAGGCACTGCATTATTTGACCAGAGTTGAAGTGACAGAATTTGAAGATATTAAATCAGGTTACAGAATAGATTTT TATTTTGATGAAAATCCttactttgaaaataaagttcTCTCCAAAGAATTTCATCTGAATGAGAGTGGTGATCCATCTTCAAAGTCCACCGAAATCAAATGGAAATCTGGAAAG GATTTGACGAAACGTTCAAGTCAAACGCAGAATAAAGCCAGCAGGAAGAGGCAGCATGAGGaaccagagagcttctttacCTGGTTTACTGACCATTCTGATGCAGGTGCTGATGAGTTAGGAGAGGTCATCAAAGATGATATTTGGCCAAACCCATTACAGTACTACTTG GTTCCTGATATGGATgatgaagaaggagaaggagaagaagatgatgatgatgatgaagaggaggaaggattAGAAGATATTGATGAAGAAGGGGATGAGGATGAAGgtgaagaagatgaagatgatgatgaaggggaggaaggagag GAGGATGAAGGAGAAGATGACTAA
- the SET gene encoding protein SET isoform X1 produces the protein MAPKRQSPLLPQKKKPRPPPALGPEETSASAGLPKKGEKEQQEAIEHIDEVQNEIDRLNEQASEEILKVEQKYNKLRQPFFQKRSELIAKIPNFWVTTFVNHPQVSALLGEEDEEALHYLTRVEVTEFEDIKSGYRIDFYFDENPYFENKVLSKEFHLNESGDPSSKSTEIKWKSGKDLTKRSSQTQNKASRKRQHEEPESFFTWFTDHSDAGADELGEVIKDDIWPNPLQYYLVPDMDDEEGEGEEDDDDDEEEEGLEDIDEEGDEDEGEEDEDDDEGEEGEEDEGEDD, from the exons ATGGCCCCTAAACGCCAGTCTCCACTCCTGCCTCAAAAGAAGAAACCAAGACCACCGCCTGCTCTGGGACCGGAGGAGACATCGGCCTCTGCAGGCTTGCCGAAGAAGGGAG aaaaagaacagcaagaaGCAATTGAACACATTGATGAAGTACAAAATGAAATAGACAG ACTTAATGAACAAGCCAGTGAGGAGATTTTGAAAGTAGAACAGAAATATAACAAACTCCGCCAGCCATTTTTTCAGAAGAGGTCAGAATTGATCGCCAAAATCCCAAATTTTTGGGTAACAACATTTGTCAACCATCCACAAG TGTCTGCACTGCTTGGGGAGGAAGACGAAGAGGCACTGCATTATTTGACCAGAGTTGAAGTGACAGAATTTGAAGATATTAAATCAGGTTACAGAATAGATTTT TATTTTGATGAAAATCCttactttgaaaataaagttcTCTCCAAAGAATTTCATCTGAATGAGAGTGGTGATCCATCTTCAAAGTCCACCGAAATCAAATGGAAATCTGGAAAG GATTTGACGAAACGTTCAAGTCAAACGCAGAATAAAGCCAGCAGGAAGAGGCAGCATGAGGaaccagagagcttctttacCTGGTTTACTGACCATTCTGATGCAGGTGCTGATGAGTTAGGAGAGGTCATCAAAGATGATATTTGGCCAAACCCATTACAGTACTACTTG GTTCCTGATATGGATgatgaagaaggagaaggagaagaagatgatgatgatgatgaagaggaggaaggattAGAAGATATTGATGAAGAAGGGGATGAGGATGAAGgtgaagaagatgaagatgatgatgaaggggaggaaggagag GAGGATGAAGGAGAAGATGACTAA
- the PKN3 gene encoding serine/threonine-protein kinase N3 isoform X3, which translates to MEEGAPRQPGPSQWPREDEKEVIRRAIQKELKIKEGVENLRRVATDRRHLGHVQQLLQSSNRRLEQLHGELRELHARILLPGPGPDLAEPVASGPRPWAEQLRARHLEALRRQLHVELKVKQGAENMTHTCASGTPKERKLLAAAQQMLRDSQLKVALLRMKISSLEASGSPEPGPELLAEELQHRLHVEASVAEGAKNVVKLLSSRRTQDRKALAEAQAQLQESSQKLDLLRLALEQLLEQLPPAHPLRSRVARELRTAVPGYPQPSGTPVKPTALTGTLQVRLLGCEQLLAAVPGRSPAAALAGSPSDGWLRTRAKQQRGRGELASEVLAVLKVDNRVVGQTGWGQVAEQSWDQTFVIPLERARELEIGVHWRDWRQLCGVAFLRLEDFLDNACHQLSLSLVPQGLLFAQVTFCDPVIERRPRLQRQERIFSKRRGQDFLRASQMNLSMAAWGRLVMNLLPPCSSPSTISPPKGCPWTPTTSREASDPATPSNFLPKKTPLGEEMTPPPKPPRLYLPQEPTFEETPRTKRPHMEPRTRRGPSPPASPTRKPPRLQDFRCLAVLGRGHFGKVLLVQFKGTGKYYAIKALKKQEVLSRDEIDSLYCEKRILEAVGRTGHPFLLSLLACFQTSSHACFVTEFVPGGDLMMQIHEDVFPEPQARFYVACVVLGLQFLHEKKIIYRDLKLDNLLLDAQGFLKIADFGLCKEGIGFGDRTSTFCGTPEFLAPEVLTQEAYTRAVDWWGLGVLLYEMLVGECPFPGDTEEEVFDCIVNMDAPYPGFLSVQGLELIQKLLQKCPEKRLGADHQLASPARPHRPAPLRAHPLWPRGPALL; encoded by the exons ATGGAGGAGGGGGCGCCGCGGCAG CCTGGGCCGAGCCAGTGGCCCCGGGAGGATGAGAAAGAGGTGATCCGGCGGGCCATCCAGAAGGAGCTGAAGATCAAGGAGGGGGTGGAGAACCTGCGGCGTGTGGCCACAGACCGCCGCCACTTGGGCCATGTGCAGCAGCTGCTGCAGTCCTCCAACCGCCGCCTGGAGCAGCTGCATGGAGAGCTGAGGGAGCTGCATGCCCGAATCCTGCTGCCCGGCCCTGGGCCTGACCTGGCTG AGCCTGTGGCCTCAGGACCCCGGCCGTGGGCGGAGCAGCTCAGGGCTCGGCACCTAGAGGCTCTCCGGAGGCAGCTGCATGTGGAGCTGAAGGTGAAGCAGGGGGCTGAGAACATGACCCACACGTGTGCCAGTGGCACCCCCAAG GAGAGGAAGCTCCTGGCAGCTGCCCAGCAGATGCTGCGGGACAGCCAGCTGAAGGTGGCCCTGCTGCGGATGAAGATCAGCAGCCTGGAGGCCAGTGGGTCCCCGGAGCCAG GGCCTGAGCTGCTGGCGGAGGAGCTACAGCATCGACTGCACGTTGAGGCATCCGTGGCCGAGGGCGCCAAGAACGTGGTGAAACTGCTCAGTAGCCGGAGAACACAGGACCGCAAGGCATTGGCTGAG GCCCAGGCCCAGCTACAGGAGTCCTCCCAGAAACTGGACCTCCTGCGGCTGGCCTTGGAGCAGCTGCTGGAGCAGCTCCCTCCTGCCCACCCTTTGCGCAGCAGAGTGGCCCGAGAGCTGCGAACTGCAGTGCCTGGATACCCCCAGCCTTCAGGGACACCTGTGAAGCCCACCGCCCTGACAG GGACACTGCAGGTCCGTCTCCTGGGCTGTGAACAGTTGCTGGCAGCCGTGCCTGGACGCTCCCCGGCGGCTGCACTGGCTGGCAGCCCCTCCGACGGCTGGCTTCGGACCAGGGCCAAGCAGCAGCGTGGCCGAGGCGAGCTTGCCA GCGAGGTGCTGGCTGTGCTGAAGGTGGACAACCGCGTGGTGGGGCAGACGGGCTGGGGGCAGGTGGCCGAACAGTCCTGGGACCAGACCTTTGTCATCCCACTGGAGCGA GCCCGTGAGCTGGAGATTGGGGTGCATTGGCGGGACTGGCGGCAGCTATGTGGCGTGGCCTTCCTGAGACTTGAGGACTTCCTGGACAATGCCTGTCACCAGCTGTCCCTCAGCCTGGTACCACAGGGGCTGCTTTTTGCCCAG GTGACCTTCTGCGATCCTGTCATTGAGAGGCGGCCCCGGCTGCAGAGGCAGGAACGCATCTTCTCTAAACGCAGAG GCCAGGACTTCCTGAGGGCTTCGCAGATGAACCTCAGCATGGCAGCCTGGGGGCGCCTCGTCATGAACCTGCTGCCCCCCTGCAGCTCCCCGAGCACGATCAGCCCCCCCAAAGGGTGCCCTTGGACCCCAACAACATCACGAGAGGCCTCTGACCCTGCCACTCCCAG TAATTTCTTGCCCAAGAAGACCCCCTTGGGCGAAGAGATGACACCCCCACCCAAGCCGCCGCGCCTCTACCTCCCCCAGGAACCAACATTTGAGGAGACTCCG CGCACCAAACGCCCCCACATGGAGCCTAGGACTCGACGTGGGCCATCTCCACCAGCCTCCCCCACCAG GAAACCCCCTCGGCTTCAGGACTTCCGCTGCTTAGCTGTGCTGGGCCGGGGACACTTTGGGAAG GTCCTCCTGGTCCAGTTCAAGGGGACGGGGAAATACTACGCCATCAAAGCACTGAAGAAGCAGGAGGTGCTCAGCCGGGACGAGATAGACAG CCTGTACTGCGAGAAGCGGATCCTGGAGGCTGTGGGCCGCACAGGGCATCCCTTCCTGCTCTCCCTCCTTGCCTGCTTCCAGACCTCCAGCCATGCCTGCTTTGTGACTGAGTTTGTGCCTGGTGGCGACCTCATGATGCAGATCCACGAGGATGTCTTCCCAGAGCCCCAGGCCCG CTTCTACGTGGCTTGTGTTGTCCTGGGGCTGCAGTTCTTACATGAGAAGAAGATCATTTACAG GGACCTGAAGTTGGATAACCTTCTGTTGGATGCCCAGGGATTCCTGAAGATCGCAGACTTTGGACTCTGCAAGGAAG GGATCGGCTTCGGGGACCGGACTAGCACCTTCTGCGGCACCCCGGAGTTCCTGGCTCCCGAGGTGCTGACCCAGGAGGCGTACACACGGGCTGTGGACTGGTGGGGGCTGGGCGTGCTGCTCTATGAGATGCTGGTGGGTGAG TGCCCTTTCCCAGGGGACACGGAGGAAGAGGTGTTTGACTGTATCGTTAACATGGACGCTCCCTACCCCGGCTTTCTGTCGGTGCAAGGGCTTGAGCTCATTCAGAAG CTCCTCCAGAAGTGCCCGGAGAAGCGCCTCGGGGCGG ACCACCAACTGGCAAGCCCTGCTCGCCCGCACCGTCCAGCCCCCCTTCGTGCCCACCCTCTGTGGCCCCGCGGACCTGCGCTACTTTGA
- the PKN3 gene encoding serine/threonine-protein kinase N3 isoform X1: MEEGAPRQPGPSQWPREDEKEVIRRAIQKELKIKEGVENLRRVATDRRHLGHVQQLLQSSNRRLEQLHGELRELHARILLPGPGPDLAEPVASGPRPWAEQLRARHLEALRRQLHVELKVKQGAENMTHTCASGTPKERKLLAAAQQMLRDSQLKVALLRMKISSLEASGSPEPGPELLAEELQHRLHVEASVAEGAKNVVKLLSSRRTQDRKALAEAQAQLQESSQKLDLLRLALEQLLEQLPPAHPLRSRVARELRTAVPGYPQPSGTPVKPTALTGTLQVRLLGCEQLLAAVPGRSPAAALAGSPSDGWLRTRAKQQRGRGELASEVLAVLKVDNRVVGQTGWGQVAEQSWDQTFVIPLERARELEIGVHWRDWRQLCGVAFLRLEDFLDNACHQLSLSLVPQGLLFAQVTFCDPVIERRPRLQRQERIFSKRRGQDFLRASQMNLSMAAWGRLVMNLLPPCSSPSTISPPKGCPWTPTTSREASDPATPSNFLPKKTPLGEEMTPPPKPPRLYLPQEPTFEETPRTKRPHMEPRTRRGPSPPASPTRKPPRLQDFRCLAVLGRGHFGKVLLVQFKGTGKYYAIKALKKQEVLSRDEIDSLYCEKRILEAVGRTGHPFLLSLLACFQTSSHACFVTEFVPGGDLMMQIHEDVFPEPQARFYVACVVLGLQFLHEKKIIYRDLKLDNLLLDAQGFLKIADFGLCKEGIGFGDRTSTFCGTPEFLAPEVLTQEAYTRAVDWWGLGVLLYEMLVGECPFPGDTEEEVFDCIVNMDAPYPGFLSVQGLELIQKLLQKCPEKRLGAGEQDAEEIKVQPFFRTTNWQALLARTVQPPFVPTLCGPADLRYFEGEFTGLPPALTPPAPHSLLTARQQAAFRDFDFVSERFLEP, encoded by the exons ATGGAGGAGGGGGCGCCGCGGCAG CCTGGGCCGAGCCAGTGGCCCCGGGAGGATGAGAAAGAGGTGATCCGGCGGGCCATCCAGAAGGAGCTGAAGATCAAGGAGGGGGTGGAGAACCTGCGGCGTGTGGCCACAGACCGCCGCCACTTGGGCCATGTGCAGCAGCTGCTGCAGTCCTCCAACCGCCGCCTGGAGCAGCTGCATGGAGAGCTGAGGGAGCTGCATGCCCGAATCCTGCTGCCCGGCCCTGGGCCTGACCTGGCTG AGCCTGTGGCCTCAGGACCCCGGCCGTGGGCGGAGCAGCTCAGGGCTCGGCACCTAGAGGCTCTCCGGAGGCAGCTGCATGTGGAGCTGAAGGTGAAGCAGGGGGCTGAGAACATGACCCACACGTGTGCCAGTGGCACCCCCAAG GAGAGGAAGCTCCTGGCAGCTGCCCAGCAGATGCTGCGGGACAGCCAGCTGAAGGTGGCCCTGCTGCGGATGAAGATCAGCAGCCTGGAGGCCAGTGGGTCCCCGGAGCCAG GGCCTGAGCTGCTGGCGGAGGAGCTACAGCATCGACTGCACGTTGAGGCATCCGTGGCCGAGGGCGCCAAGAACGTGGTGAAACTGCTCAGTAGCCGGAGAACACAGGACCGCAAGGCATTGGCTGAG GCCCAGGCCCAGCTACAGGAGTCCTCCCAGAAACTGGACCTCCTGCGGCTGGCCTTGGAGCAGCTGCTGGAGCAGCTCCCTCCTGCCCACCCTTTGCGCAGCAGAGTGGCCCGAGAGCTGCGAACTGCAGTGCCTGGATACCCCCAGCCTTCAGGGACACCTGTGAAGCCCACCGCCCTGACAG GGACACTGCAGGTCCGTCTCCTGGGCTGTGAACAGTTGCTGGCAGCCGTGCCTGGACGCTCCCCGGCGGCTGCACTGGCTGGCAGCCCCTCCGACGGCTGGCTTCGGACCAGGGCCAAGCAGCAGCGTGGCCGAGGCGAGCTTGCCA GCGAGGTGCTGGCTGTGCTGAAGGTGGACAACCGCGTGGTGGGGCAGACGGGCTGGGGGCAGGTGGCCGAACAGTCCTGGGACCAGACCTTTGTCATCCCACTGGAGCGA GCCCGTGAGCTGGAGATTGGGGTGCATTGGCGGGACTGGCGGCAGCTATGTGGCGTGGCCTTCCTGAGACTTGAGGACTTCCTGGACAATGCCTGTCACCAGCTGTCCCTCAGCCTGGTACCACAGGGGCTGCTTTTTGCCCAG GTGACCTTCTGCGATCCTGTCATTGAGAGGCGGCCCCGGCTGCAGAGGCAGGAACGCATCTTCTCTAAACGCAGAG GCCAGGACTTCCTGAGGGCTTCGCAGATGAACCTCAGCATGGCAGCCTGGGGGCGCCTCGTCATGAACCTGCTGCCCCCCTGCAGCTCCCCGAGCACGATCAGCCCCCCCAAAGGGTGCCCTTGGACCCCAACAACATCACGAGAGGCCTCTGACCCTGCCACTCCCAG TAATTTCTTGCCCAAGAAGACCCCCTTGGGCGAAGAGATGACACCCCCACCCAAGCCGCCGCGCCTCTACCTCCCCCAGGAACCAACATTTGAGGAGACTCCG CGCACCAAACGCCCCCACATGGAGCCTAGGACTCGACGTGGGCCATCTCCACCAGCCTCCCCCACCAG GAAACCCCCTCGGCTTCAGGACTTCCGCTGCTTAGCTGTGCTGGGCCGGGGACACTTTGGGAAG GTCCTCCTGGTCCAGTTCAAGGGGACGGGGAAATACTACGCCATCAAAGCACTGAAGAAGCAGGAGGTGCTCAGCCGGGACGAGATAGACAG CCTGTACTGCGAGAAGCGGATCCTGGAGGCTGTGGGCCGCACAGGGCATCCCTTCCTGCTCTCCCTCCTTGCCTGCTTCCAGACCTCCAGCCATGCCTGCTTTGTGACTGAGTTTGTGCCTGGTGGCGACCTCATGATGCAGATCCACGAGGATGTCTTCCCAGAGCCCCAGGCCCG CTTCTACGTGGCTTGTGTTGTCCTGGGGCTGCAGTTCTTACATGAGAAGAAGATCATTTACAG GGACCTGAAGTTGGATAACCTTCTGTTGGATGCCCAGGGATTCCTGAAGATCGCAGACTTTGGACTCTGCAAGGAAG GGATCGGCTTCGGGGACCGGACTAGCACCTTCTGCGGCACCCCGGAGTTCCTGGCTCCCGAGGTGCTGACCCAGGAGGCGTACACACGGGCTGTGGACTGGTGGGGGCTGGGCGTGCTGCTCTATGAGATGCTGGTGGGTGAG TGCCCTTTCCCAGGGGACACGGAGGAAGAGGTGTTTGACTGTATCGTTAACATGGACGCTCCCTACCCCGGCTTTCTGTCGGTGCAAGGGCTTGAGCTCATTCAGAAG CTCCTCCAGAAGTGCCCGGAGAAGCGCCTCGGGGCGGGTGAGCAGGATGCCGAGGAGATCAAGGTCCAGCCGTTCTTCAGG ACCACCAACTGGCAAGCCCTGCTCGCCCGCACCGTCCAGCCCCCCTTCGTGCCCACCCTCTGTGGCCCCGCGGACCTGCGCTACTTTGAGGGCGAGTTCACAGGGCTGCCGCCTGCCCTGACCCCACCCGCACCCCACAGCCTCCTCACGGCCCGCCAACAGGCCGCCTTCCGGGACTTCGACTTTGTGTCAGAGCGATTCCTGGAGCCCTGA